Proteins encoded in a region of the Raphanus sativus cultivar WK10039 chromosome 8, ASM80110v3, whole genome shotgun sequence genome:
- the LOC108822234 gene encoding uncharacterized WD repeat-containing protein C2A9.03-like, which yields MSEYHSEEAEAENMEDNDTLGADFENLMYSADTTADQAPNRKDDIQGISWDKLSVTREEHTKSRLQSYRNYENIPNSGEAAGKDCLKTEKGSSFYMFKKNFRSVKPTILHFQLTELVWATSNHDVYLMSNHSITHWSSLTSSGDEVLDLAGHVTPSEEHPGSLLEGFSKTQVSSLAVKDGMVVAGGFSGELICKHLDRPGVSFCYRLTCEENAITNSVNIHKNSSGALHFMVSSNDGGVRNFDMETYQLVQHFHCPWPVNHSSVSPDGKLLTIVGDDLDGLLVDSNNGETVGKLTGHLDYSFASAWHPDGLTFATGNQDKTCRVWDVRNLSKSVAVLKGNLGAIRSIKFTSDGQYMAMAEAADFVHIYNTDTGYMKEQEIDFFGEISGISFSPDTESLFIGIWDRSYGSLMEFARDRVSGSSV from the exons ATGTCTGAGTACCACAGTGAAGAAGCTGAAGCTGAAAATATGGAGGATAATGATACTTTGGGTGCAGATTTTGAGAATCTTA TGTATTCTGCTGATACAACTGCTGATCAAGCTCCTAACAGAAAGGACGACATTCAGGGAATCTCATGGGATAAGCTTAGTGTCACCAGAGAAGAACACACAAAAAGTAGGCTACAATCCTATAGAAACTATGAAAACATTCCAAACTCAGGCGAGGCAGCTGGGAAG GACTGTTTAAAGACTGAGAAAGGAAGCTCTTTCTATATGTTCAAGAAGAATTTTAGATCCGTAAAACCAACTATTCTCCATTTCCAG CTGACGGAGTTGGTGTGGGCTACATCTAACCATGATGTTTACCTGATGTCCAACCACTCTATCACTCATTGGTCTTCTTTAACAAGTAGTGGGGATGAAGTTCTTGATCTTGCTGGTCATGTGACCCCTTCTGAG GAACATCCTGGAAGTTTGCTGGAAGGGTTTTCGAAGACACAAGTTAGCAGTCTGGCAGTAAAAGATGGGATGGTTGTTGCTGGTGGGTTTTCTGGGGAACTCATTTGCAAG CATCTTGATAGGCCTGGTGTGAGCTTCTGCTACCGCTTGACTTGTGAAGAAAACGCCATAACTAATTCGGTTAATATACACAAGAACTCTAG TGGTGCACTTCATTTCATGGTCTCAAGTAATGACGGTGGAGTCAGAAACTTTGATATGGAAACTTATCAGCTAGTCCAGCACTTCCATTGCCCCTGGCCAGTTAAT CATTCCTCCGTTAGTCCTGATGGGAAACTATTAACAATCGTGGGAGATGACCTGGATGGTTTGTTGGTGGACTCAAACAACGGGGAG ACGGTGGGGAAGTTAACTGGCCACTTAGACTATTCCTTCGCATCAGCTTGGCATCCTGATGGACTGACCTTTGCCACTGGGAACCAGGACAAGACCTGCCGTGTATGGGACGTAAGGAATCTATCTAAATCTGTAGCAGTCTTAAAGGGAAACCTCGGAGCCATCCGCTCGATCAAGTTCACCTCTGATGGTCAGTACATGGCCATGGCTGAGGCGGCAGACTTTGTCCACATTTACAACACGGACACAGGATACATGAAAGAGCAAGAGATTGATTTCTTTGGTGAGATATCAGGAATCTCCTTTAGTCCTGACACTGAGTCTCTCTTCATTGGCATATGGGACAGATCATATGGCAGTCTTATGGAGTTTGCTCGAGACAGG GTTTCTGGAAGTTCAGTGTGA